ACAATAATCAATAAGTCAGCTAGCATTGAGAATAACAGTTGATCTGAAGtactttattaattttgagTTCTACATCACACagtaaaatttatttatttatttaacgCATTTCAATGCACAGTCTACTCCAGGATGCAAGTTATAACTGAAGTCTACATATTTGTGCTACAACAATTTTCTCACATATGCCACACTGTTCCTAGCAATATTATCCCATAATAGTTCCAAAGTGCTTTACGCTACCGAAATTGATGTATATACATTTTGCTGGAATCTTATATTTCAACCTATTCCAAACCTTGTTAAATATACTTGTGATTCTTATCTTCCAACTGCATGGAACTATAACAGCTATTGTTCGAAGGAAAGCTTATGACGTACTATTACATGAGAAGGTGGGATAAGGTAGGTAGAGCATTCATCATGTCTTTTTCTCGGCAAAAATCTTAACGTTGTCTACAACTGCCTTAGACTTGGTCGTAACTTGCAGGTTGCTCAATGTCGAAATTTTACATTTAAAATCTTAGCAAAAACTATTCTCAACTGGCATTTGCTAACAAAGCATTTCTATAACTTACAATCAACTGCAAACTGTAATGTAACCTTctgtaataaaatttgagcaatatcttcaatttttacCATTTTAGGATACGacttaaaaatttaactaaTTTACCAATTTTTCAGCCTCCATCACTACCTGTTCAAACTCATAATCTGTATCCATCCCAGATCCAATATATATGCTGATAAATTCTATCCAATACGAAGGAACTTACAATGATTGATACATACCAACAAGCAATCGATATAAACTCTTCAACCACTGCTAAGAGACGTAGATGCGTACGGATCGTTCCAGTAGATGCCACATCATTGGCCTATAATAATTCTGCATACAAGTTGTATATATACCATTAATACCAGGATACAGTTGTTGTACGGTCGTTCTGCAACATATTTAACTATAACCTACTCTGTGAGGTACACAATTTAACACAAATTCCTTTACACAGAAAGGAGCATGAATAAGGGGTTTTCATTCTAAATGTCTTCATAATAAACTGCAATTCTGATACGTAAGAAATCTCTAGGTACCGAAATTTCCATAAACCACGGGCCTTGCGagtataatttttaactCCTCTATAGCTTCACTGCAAACTGTTACGCAACAATTGCTACCATTACCTCTATCAGAGGTAGAAGgagaatattatatattttattcttattacaaaaaaaataagtaatACTAAAATTCACTGCTTGTAATGTACTTACCTATCTTAATATACGATTTTTATGCTAAACCGTTGAGAATTTTGAAGAACTTATGATTAATACTTACTCAATTCAAATATCCATCTTGCCTTCATATCTCTGCTAGAAAAAGGAACACTTGGATTTTTTTGCTATTAAAGTTATATAACCTTAGTTCTAGATGCTTTTTATGCTCTTCCTATTTTTTGGAATActaagaatatttattcaaacaaAGCAGTACAAGTTCATTAACATACTCTCTTGAGTTCCCtttcataataatatgaatttttatcattcgAAAAGCATTTGATATCTGTGATAAATGCAATGCAATACACAGGGATACTATTACCTCGTATCTGCGTATTACTGATACTGACGTTTTCAACATTTACCACTTGAGTGTTTAACAAAAAGTGTGCTCCCAGAACTAGAGTTTCGTGAACATCCCATCTCTTCTTATCGTCTCTTTCCCACAATCGTCTTACAGCAGCTTTAAGAGATAAGCTTATAATATTaggatatttttatcttatCCTAAGTAGTAACAATAATAGCTCCCTTCTTTCTCAAAGCTATAATTGTAACTAGTATTTCTGAACTGTCAACAAAAATGCCCTAGAATAGTATATATCGTCCTATTATTGATTACATCACTGTTATGCTTAAAGTAAGTACTAGAATATAATCAAACATTTCactaaattaatatatttattatgtAGCGTAAGGTTTAAAAGTTTGAATCtctatatttaattattgtaGCTCTGTGCGTTTTGTAATTTGCGGAGGCTGGTATCAAATATCGAGAGAACTGGACAAAACCttagttttaaaaaaatgaacaCAACGAAGAGTTTCGCTATGGATATAAAGGCCAAAAAATTACCAATTTAATACATTATAGGTAATAGactaattaatttattaagaTAATCGTGTAAGAATCGTAAGCATACTAACAACAAATAAGCTAATGAATTCTAATAGTCGTGATTCTTTTGAAGTCGATGATGGCTTAGAAGGGGTTGACGATTTTATGAACGAACCAAATCCATTCGATGATGATCAAGCCATTATTCCTGATACCGATGAACCAGTTGGCATTTTTAAGAAAGATTCTGCCGTAATTAGTACCATTGCAGAAGCTAACATATTTAAGGAAGGTAATAATATGGAATCCCCACCACCGTACGCCGACCCTATTCCATCTGGGAACATTAACAATTCTGAAAACATAAATGATATTACAACACCAAGTGATATAAACTCTAatgctaataatttagGAGAGCTATCACCCTCtcttctaaattattatgcgaaattttttttattaacgTCAGATGAGTTCAAAACCAGAGTTTACCAGAGCATTTCTATTAAGAACCCCGTCACTTCTGATCTTGAACAGGTACCAACAACTGAAAATGGAACTAgtgatatttcaatttcttacAAATGCGACTTATATGGTCCTGTTTGGATGACAGCATCGGTTGTAATGACTAAATTTGTTACCTCTGGATTTATTAATGTTTTAATGAATGATCTAATAAAAGgtgaaaaatattcagaCTTAACAGATAGAAACAACCAATTCTTAGGGTTAGTGCATTCTATTTGGCTGTTTTATGGatatacttttttaatttcagttttaatcttttattttattacaaaaacTACTTCTATCACTAATACAacgaataataatgatgccagtgatcattatttgaacaCTCGTactataaagaaaatttcaagTCCGGTTGAAGTTATATCAATTTATGGTTATTCTAATATCAATTGGATACCAATTTGTATTATCATGgatattttagaaatatttagatcGAAAAAGGCTGTTTTAATTGCTAAATGCATCACTATTACTATTGGTGGTATTAAATCTGGGTTTACATTgttcaaaaatataaacaataGTAGCACTGTTGATAGAATGAGCTATACCTTAATTTTACTACTTTCCTTACATGCATTGTTTTGTATATCAATTATGTTCTTAATGTGGTAATTTTTGGCAACCTATTTTTTCTCTACAAAGAAACTGGATATTGACATTGTTCAACTCATTCtaaatcatattttataattcaatttacTTTTATAGCTTTGTTATAATgccattttcattttcttatTGATCTGCAGCTGCAACAAATTTTACCAATAAAACATACAAGTGAGTATCtgaaataatagaaatttgtaaaaaaatagtaatttaaaagaacaTTAAAATCtatagaaatataaattacaaatagTTAACTTTGATCATGGGAAGTAGGAAAAAGTTGCTATCGGGAGCCGTTATATGCAAATAATCTAACTAATACTTTAAACTACAATGAAATAACTATGCGCCACTCAGAAACCCACCTTCTTATAATCTTCATAagtaatatcaaaaatgtcagttttctttattctggattttattttggaaaatatattaatatcgGCTCTTGTAAATCCTTTAGAAAAAGTACAAACACTTGGTGACAATGATATTGATTCTAAAGTTTGTAACTTTATCGTGGATGACAAATTATTATCGCTATCGTCACTATTAGTTGGATGGCAAATACGATCATGGATAGTATGTGAACGAGAGTTACCACCCAGCATATCATCATTTCCCATACTTTCGTCATTATCCGAGGGTATGTTAGTATTAAttatcttatttttatcctTAGGcttatctttttctttctttccAGGAGgttcatatttattttctggaccattattttttaaaaatcgAAATTGCTCTATTGACGAgctttcatttttaatccTCGACTGCTCATTTTCAGATACTAGTTTCTGGGAATTCTCTGAGCTAGTAGTACTATGGCTATCAACACCTGATACACAATTATGATGAGTGGAATTAAGATAAGtgctattattagtattggtacgtgaatttgaattagacttttttttgcaaCATGACAAGCAtggtttaaataatatcaatttatcaatgtgcttaataatcaaaatttgatttgtCGGCAACCAaacatcatcatcaatatctAAGTCATTTAAGGCTGGGAAgctttcttttaatttaagaaattcaaatttattcaaaatatgatgtaaatattttgatatcattggtatcattttttcatcttgTATTAGAATATCAATTACCGCAttacatttaatttttttcaaacgGCATTTATCACAACTAGGGCCAGTTCTTTGTCGCTTTGTGCCATAATTTGTTTGTGTTTGAGGTTGTATATGTGTTTGAGTTGTTGTGCCTACAGATGTAGCGTTATttatgttattattagcgGTAGCTGAGTTAATAGTTGAAAGTATACTAATTGTACTGCCTGAAATCGGGGTTGACGAAGGTGCTAATGAAGATCTTGcggatg
This DNA window, taken from Henningerozyma blattae CBS 6284 chromosome 3, complete genome, encodes the following:
- the YIP5 gene encoding Yip5p (similar to Saccharomyces cerevisiae YIP5 (YGL161C); ancestral locus Anc_8.110), with amino-acid sequence MNSNSRDSFEVDDGLEGVDDFMNEPNPFDDDQAIIPDTDEPVGIFKKDSAVISTIAEANIFKEGNNMESPPPYADPIPSGNINNSENINDITTPSDINSNANNLGELSPSLLNYYAKFFLLTSDEFKTRVYQSISIKNPVTSDLEQVPTTENGTSDISISYKCDLYGPVWMTASVVMTKFVTSGFINVLMNDLIKGEKYSDLTDRNNQFLGLVHSIWLFYGYTFLISVLIFYFITKTTSITNTTNNNDASDHYLNTRTIKKISSPVEVISIYGYSNINWIPICIIMDILEIFRSKKAVLIAKCITITIGGIKSGFTLFKNINNSSTVDRMSYTLILLLSLHALFCISIMFLMW
- the SUT1 gene encoding Sut1p (similar to Saccharomyces cerevisiae SUT1 (YGL162W) and SUT2 (YPR009W); ancestral locus Anc_8.109), producing MSINNNSIPVVNTNQRLPPLLLPIRVNPDGLGTIPTGSSPSSSSDLNNGSSEKDTIDNATDTSNCKTQLHYSTNKSANSFTSNKDPFLKRSLEESQLTDDSNRLLKKNNDSTVIESKKFEKESSINSSVTSTSFFRTSCSNNTSKTRCEGLSSLEELATLATLENLANLASKRPKLCSSDLNDTLNAVNALLTPPSLRNLNSKSYSNKHTYINLNKKISPSYVESACSTADQLQNIMSTPNSVSSLISVTNIKKETSTNVESIDKISRKSSPLSPSVTPNYIGNDGTSSSSSARSSLAPSSTPISGSTISILSTINSATANNNINNATSVGTTTQTHIQPQTQTNYGTKRQRTGPSCDKCRLKKIKCNAVIDILIQDEKMIPMISKYLHHILNKFEFLKLKESFPALNDLDIDDDVWLPTNQILIIKHIDKLILFKPCLSCCKKKSNSNSRTNTNNSTYLNSTHHNCVSGVDSHSTTSSENSQKLVSENEQSRIKNESSSIEQFRFLKNNGPENKYEPPGKKEKDKPKDKNKIINTNIPSDNDESMGNDDMLGGNSRSHTIHDRICHPTNSDDSDNNLSSTIKLQTLESISLSPSVCTFSKGFTRADINIFSKIKSRIKKTDIFDITYEDYKKVGF